From a single Arachis hypogaea cultivar Tifrunner chromosome 3, arahy.Tifrunner.gnm2.J5K5, whole genome shotgun sequence genomic region:
- the LOC112789457 gene encoding splicing factor-like protein 1, protein MEAIDSNPNPTPPLSSSETLNSYDPSLHLHNSEPHYSDAANTTDSGHPNTSENGQAAVGADVNYPPQVAKPLISENGLTGTTTRSGTDKDQSGGEEETTSRRRRRSRWDPQPDSNDQSNSCGGGDADSGTKVRKRKSRWADDDPKPVIQLPDFMGGIEFDPEIQALNSRLLEISRMLQSGLPLDDRPEGARSPSPEPIYDNMGIRINTREYRARERLQKERQEIISQIIKKNPAFKPPADYRPPKLQKKLFIPMKEYPGYNFIGLIIGPRGNTQKRMEKETGAKIVIRGKGSVKEGRLQQKRDLKPDPSENEDLHVLVEAETQESLDAAAGMVEKLLQPVDEVLNEHKRQQLRELAALNGTIRDEEYCRLCGEPGHRQYACPTRTSTFKSEVVCKHCGDGGHPSIDCPVKGATGKKMDDEYQNFLAELGGTVPESATKQTPTLAIGPGNSASNPPWANNSAASTGGSTAHPGLGSATIKKEIDDTNLYIGYLPPTLDDDGLIQLFQQFGEIVMAKVIKDRVSGLSKGYGFVKYADIQMANNAISAMNGHRLEGRTIAVRVAGKPPQPVVPPGPPASSVPTYPVPSQPLGAYPSQQYAAGGPIGSAPPPSYGGTPVPWGPPAPPPPPYAAYAPPPPGSTMYPPMQGQPLPPYGVQYPPVQTGPPGATSQPASSSEVQQSYPPGVQSDNSTTTQSVPSIYGNSVPSMPPPPQPTYPASYGYPPYYNAVPPPPPPSAPGPPSTSDQSHIGNVPWASNPPVPPPASSAEKTTYGADQSQGIGNVPWATNPPIPPPASSAADSEYEKFMAEMK, encoded by the coding sequence ATGGAGGCTATCGattccaaccctaaccctacgcCTCCGCTTTCTTCATCAGAGACCCTGAATTCATACGATCCATCATTGCATCTTCACAATTCCGAACCTCACTATTCAGATGCTGCCAACACTACTGATTCTGGCCACCCGAACACATCGGAGAACGGCCAGGCAGCCGTCGGTGCTGATGTGAATTACCCGCCTCAGGTCGCCAAACCTTTGATATCCGAGAACGGGTTGACCGGTACCACCACCCGCAGTGGCACCGACAAGGACCAATCCGGCGGCGAGGAAGAGACAACCAGCAGGCGCCGACGTAGGAGCCGGTGGGACCCGCAGCCTGATTCCAACGACCAGAGCAACAGCTGTGGCGGTGGCGATGCCGATTCTGGCACCAAAGTGAGGAAGAGGAAGTCGCGGTGGGCTGATGACGATCCGAAGCCAGTGATTCAGCTTCCTGATTTCATGGGAGGTATTGAATTCGATCCTGAGATTCAAGCTTTGAATAGTAGGCTACTTGAGATTAGTAGAATGTTGCAATCGGGTTTGCCTTTAGATGATCGCCCTGAAGGTGCTCGATCCCCTTCACCTGAACCTATATATGATAACATGGGAATTAGGATTAACACTAGGGAGTATCGTGCTCGTGAGAGATTGCAGAAGGAGAGGCAGGAGATTATATCTCAGATTATTAAGAAAAACCCTGCCTTTAAGCCTCCAGCTGATTATAGGCCTCCAAAGCTTCAGAAGAAGCTCTTTATACCGATGAAAGAATACCCTGGTTACAATTTCATAGGGCTGATTATTGGCCCTAGAGGTAACACGCAGAAGCGGATGGAGAAAGAAACTGGTGCTAAAATTGTGATTCGGGGTAAAGGATCAGTGAAAGAAGGTAGGCTGCAACAGAAGAGGGATTTAAAACCTGATCCTTCGGAGAATGAGGATTTGCATGTTTTAGTGGAGGCAGAGACACAGGAATCGCTTGATGCTGCTGCGGGTATGGTGGAGAAGCTCTTGCAACCTGTGGATGAGGTATTGAATGAGCACAAGAGGCAACAGCTTAGGGAACTTGCAGCCTTAAATGGGACGATTAGGGACGAAGAGTATTGTCGATTGTGTGGTGAACCTGGTCATCGTCAATATGCTTGTCCTACAAGGACTTCAACATTTAAGAGCGAGGTTGTCTGTAAGCATTGTGGCGATGGTGGACATCCAAGCATCGATTGCCCGGTAAAGGGTGCTACTGGGAAGAAGATGGACGATGAGTATCAGAACTTCCTGGCAGAGTTGGGAGGTACTGTTCCTGAATCTGCAACAAAGCAAACTCCTACGCTAGCGATTGGTCCTGGCAACTCTGCAAGTAATCCTCCTTGGGCAAACAACAGTGCTGCTTCAACTGGTGGTAGTACAGCACACCCTGGCTTAGGTTCTGCTACGattaaaaaggaaattgatgATACAAATTTGTACATTGGGTATTTGCCACCCACTCTTGATGATGATGGTTTGATCCAACTGTTTCAACAATTTGGTGAGATTGTTATGGCCAAAGTTATCAAGGATCGAGTGTCAGGTTTAAGTAAAGGATATGGATTTGTGAAGTATGCTGATATTCAAATGGCAAATAATGCAATTTCGGCCATGAATGGTCATCGCCTTGAGGGCCGAACCATTGCTGTGAGAGTTGCTGGTAAGCCTCCTCAGCCTGTTGTACCTCCTGGTCCTCCAGCATCTTCTGTGCCCACTTATCCTGTTCCAAGCCAGCCACTTGGTGCCTATCCATCCCAGCAATATGCTGCTGGTGGTCCAATTGGTAGTGCGCCCCCTCCAAGTTATGGTGGTACCCCTGTTCCGTGGGGTCCTCCTGCTCCTCCTCCACCTCCATATGCTGCTTATGCACCACCTCCTCCTGGGTCAACAATGTATCCTCCTATGCAAGGCCAGCCTCTGCCTCCCTATGGTGTTCAATATCCGCCTGTCCAGACAGGCCCTCCTGGTGCCACATCCCAACCTGCATCCAGCAGTGAAGTTCAGCAGAGTTACCCTCCTGGAGTGCAGTCTGACAATAGTACCACTACTCAGTCTGTACCCTCTATATATGGGAACTCGGTGCCTTCAATGCCTCCACCACCTCAACCTACTTACCCTGCATCATATGGTTATCCTCCATACTACAATGCAGTTCCTCCACCACCTCCCCCTTCTGCGCCTGGGCCTCCCTCTACTTCAGACCAGTCCCACATTGGGAATGTGCCTTGGGCCAGTAATCCTCCGGTACCACCTCCTGCTTCATCTGCAGAGAAGACAACATATGGTGCAGATCAATCACAGGGAATAGGCAATGTGCCTTGGGCCACAAATCCACCAATTCCTCCGCCTGCTTCATCGGCTGCAGATTCAGAGTATGAGAAGTTCATGGCAGAGATGAAATGA
- the LOC112789455 gene encoding uncharacterized protein isoform X2 — protein MDQDPPRAPRKMKFTPNPPPKRKPKTTASYRRDAEGQQQNPEEDKSLLRRWNENIARRTPKTETKSIHQVAFGPGDSSSAMLRRYASQVAVGPGDGSSPMLQTYGKRGGSSSEDLNALTLPSSAEDDKRDTFMYDVEETMNKSERKSKREHKEPWDYQHSYYPTSLPLRMPYSGDPEFGEAAASVEYDENKINAAEELGLNEKSDQQKMILFKFPPVLPFEKPTGSRKGKEKVGTSTASKEPGKKEGTPLEGLPTGHVGKMMIYNSGAVKLKLGENLFDVSPGSNSQILQYAAVMNTKKKECCVLGQLGKNAVVTPDLDSLQL, from the exons ATGGATCAAGATCCTCCTCGAGCTCCTCGGAAG ATGAAGTTCACCCCCAATCCTCCACCCAAAAGGAAGCCCAAAACCACTGCTTCCTACAG GAGAGATGCTGAAGGACAACAACAAAATCCCGAAGAGGATAAATCCCTCTTGCGTCGTTGGAAT GAAAATATTGCAAGACGCACACCTAAAACTGAAACAAAAT CAATTCATCAAGTTGCATTTGGTCCTGGAGATAGTTCTTCAGCTATGCTTCGGAGATATG CAAGTCAAGTTGCAGTTGGTCCAGGAGATGGTTCATCGCCTATGCTTCAGACATATGGTAAAAGAGGCGGCTCGTCTTCCGAAGATTTAAATGCTTTAACACTTCCTTCAAGTGCTGAAGATGATAAACGTGATACTTTTATGTATGATGTTGAGGAAACCATGAACAAATcagaaaggaaaagtaaaagagaGCACAAGGAACCATGG GATTATCAACACTCTTACTATCCTACTAGTCTTCCCCTGCGAATGCCCTATTCTGGAGATCCAG AATTTGGGGAAGCTGCAGCAAGTGTGGAGTatgatgaaaataaaatcaatgcTGCTGAGGAACTTGGCCTCAAC GAGAAGAGTGACCAACAAAAGATGATTTTGTTCAAGTTTCCTCCTGTTCTACCTTTCGAAAAGCCGACAGGGAGTAGGAAGGGGAAGGAGAAAGTTGGTACGTCAACTGCTTCCAAAGAGCCTGGAAAGAAAGAGGGTACTCCCTTGGAAGGATTGCCGACGGGACATGTGGGAAAAATGATGATATACAATAGTGGAGCAGTCAAGTTGAAACTAGGAGAAAACCTATTTGAT GTGTCTCCAGGCTCAAATTCTCAAATTTTGCAATATGCTGCAGTGATGAACACTAAAAAGAAAGAGTGCTGTGTTCTTGGTCAGCTTGGTAAAAATGCTGTGGTCACCCCTGATCTTGATTCACTTCAACTCTAA
- the LOC112789455 gene encoding uncharacterized protein isoform X1 encodes MDQDPPRAPRKMKFTPNPPPKRKPKTTASYRRDAEGQQQNPEEDKSLLRRWNENIARRTPKTETKSIHQVAFGPGDSSSAMLRRYGKTSQVAVGPGDGSSPMLQTYGKRGGSSSEDLNALTLPSSAEDDKRDTFMYDVEETMNKSERKSKREHKEPWDYQHSYYPTSLPLRMPYSGDPEFGEAAASVEYDENKINAAEELGLNEKSDQQKMILFKFPPVLPFEKPTGSRKGKEKVGTSTASKEPGKKEGTPLEGLPTGHVGKMMIYNSGAVKLKLGENLFDVSPGSNSQILQYAAVMNTKKKECCVLGQLGKNAVVTPDLDSLQL; translated from the exons ATGGATCAAGATCCTCCTCGAGCTCCTCGGAAG ATGAAGTTCACCCCCAATCCTCCACCCAAAAGGAAGCCCAAAACCACTGCTTCCTACAG GAGAGATGCTGAAGGACAACAACAAAATCCCGAAGAGGATAAATCCCTCTTGCGTCGTTGGAAT GAAAATATTGCAAGACGCACACCTAAAACTGAAACAAAAT CAATTCATCAAGTTGCATTTGGTCCTGGAGATAGTTCTTCAGCTATGCTTCGGAGATATGGTAAAA CAAGTCAAGTTGCAGTTGGTCCAGGAGATGGTTCATCGCCTATGCTTCAGACATATGGTAAAAGAGGCGGCTCGTCTTCCGAAGATTTAAATGCTTTAACACTTCCTTCAAGTGCTGAAGATGATAAACGTGATACTTTTATGTATGATGTTGAGGAAACCATGAACAAATcagaaaggaaaagtaaaagagaGCACAAGGAACCATGG GATTATCAACACTCTTACTATCCTACTAGTCTTCCCCTGCGAATGCCCTATTCTGGAGATCCAG AATTTGGGGAAGCTGCAGCAAGTGTGGAGTatgatgaaaataaaatcaatgcTGCTGAGGAACTTGGCCTCAAC GAGAAGAGTGACCAACAAAAGATGATTTTGTTCAAGTTTCCTCCTGTTCTACCTTTCGAAAAGCCGACAGGGAGTAGGAAGGGGAAGGAGAAAGTTGGTACGTCAACTGCTTCCAAAGAGCCTGGAAAGAAAGAGGGTACTCCCTTGGAAGGATTGCCGACGGGACATGTGGGAAAAATGATGATATACAATAGTGGAGCAGTCAAGTTGAAACTAGGAGAAAACCTATTTGAT GTGTCTCCAGGCTCAAATTCTCAAATTTTGCAATATGCTGCAGTGATGAACACTAAAAAGAAAGAGTGCTGTGTTCTTGGTCAGCTTGGTAAAAATGCTGTGGTCACCCCTGATCTTGATTCACTTCAACTCTAA